One window of Oreochromis niloticus isolate F11D_XX linkage group LG23, O_niloticus_UMD_NMBU, whole genome shotgun sequence genomic DNA carries:
- the ttc39a gene encoding tetratricopeptide repeat protein 39A isoform X3, whose product MKMSGEEETLSNGCSRSDLTLALEDCMVALDLFLRNDFEEAQARLKCRNKDSMYHALTYATILEMQAMMTFDPQHILVAGNTMKEAQAICQRHRKKSSFSKTFTEEELHAEVCYAECLLQRAALTFLQDENMISFIKGGIKVRNSYQTYKELHTVLQSSGYTHGDNHGHFEGGVKLGVGAFNLMISMLPTRTLKLLEFVGFSGNKEFGLQQLQEGSVESTFRSFLCNMLLLCYHTFMSFILGTGEGDVEDAEKLLEPYLKKYPKGSIFLFFAGRIEEIKGNLDAAIMRFEECCEAQQQWKQFHHMCYWELMWCFTYKRHWKMAYFYADLLSKENSWSKATYAYMKAAYLSMLTKDDCLTFGETALTLFRQVPGLKQKIAGKSLPTEKFAIRKARRYLAENPVPLPAPPLEMMYIWNGYTVIGKHKDLTEGMLKTLDEAQAQLESLPRSEFSIDDQCLLSLLKGLCLKHLGHHEEAEHYFTLVLCNETQIKYDHYLVPNALLEHGLLCLQQGRKDDAIKLLETAKQNYKNYSMESRTHFRIQAALHKAKGSGENGIHVPSSP is encoded by the exons aaacaAAGACAGCATGTACCACGCTCTGACCTATGCCACCATTCTAGAAATGCAGGCCATGATGACCTTCGACCCTCAACACATCCTAGTTGCAGGGAACACCATGAAGGAGGCACAGGCTATCTGCCAGCG GCACCGCAAGAAGTCTTCCTTTTCAAAAACCTTCACAGAAG AGGAGCTCCATGCTGAAGTTTGTTACGCCGAGTGTCTCCTCCAGAGGGCAGCGCTCACCTTCCTTCAG GATGAAAACATGATCAGTTTTATCAAAGGGGGAATCAAAGTGAGGAACAGTTATCAGACTTACAA AGAGCTTCACACGGTCCTGCAGTCCTCTGGATACACTCACGGTGACAACCATGGGCATTTTGAGGGTGGCGTTAAACTGGGAGTAGGAGCTTTTAATCTA ATGATTTCCATGTTGCCTACACGAACACTCAAGCTGCTGGAGTTTGTCGGTTTCTCTGGTAATAAG GAGTTTGGTCTCCAGCAGCTTCAAGAGGGCTCGGTAGAAAGCACATTCAGGTCCTTCCTGTGCAACATGCTTCTCCTCTGTTATCACACATTCATGAGCTTCATACTAG GCACTGGAGAAGGAGACGTTGAGGATGCAGAAAAACTGCTGGAGCCATATCTTAAAAAATACCCCAAG GGATCCATCTTTTTGTTCTTTGCTGGTCGGATAGAAGAGATCAAAGGCAACCTGGATGCT GCTATCATGCGTTTTGAGGAGTGCTGCGAGGCTCAGCAGCAGTGGAAGCAGTTCCATCACATGTGCTACTGGGAGCTGATGTGGTGCTTCACATACAAAAGGCACTGGAAGATGGCCTACTTCTACGCTGACCTGCTCAGCAAGGAGAACTCATGGTCCAAG GCTACCTATGCATATATGAAAGCAGCCTACCTCAGTATGCTGACTAAGGATGACTGCCTAACCTTTGGGGAGACAGCACTTACTCTGTTCAG GCAGGTCCCCGGGCTTAAGCAGAAAATAGCAGGAAAGTCTTTACCAACGGAGAAGTTTGCTATCAGGAAAGCCCGCCGCTACCTGGCAGAAAATCCCGTACCTCTTCCTGCTCCTCCGCTG GAGATGATGTACATCTGGAACGGTTATACAGTCATTGGCAAACACAAAGACTTAACTGAAGGCATGCTGAAAACACTGGATGAGGCACAGGCTCAACTTGAAAGTCTACCAA GATCGGAGTTCTCCATAGATGATCAGTGTTTGCTGAGCCTCTTGAAGGGACTGTGTCTCAAACACTTGGGTCACCACGAGGAGGCAGAGCACTACTTTACCCTCGTCCTCTGCAA TGAAACTCAGATCAAGTATGACCACTACCTGGTACCCAATGCCCTGCTGGAACACGGTCTGCTGTGTCTGCAGCAAGGGCGAAAAGATGACGCTATCAAACTCCTAGAAACAGCAAA gcaaaattacaaaaactaCTCGATGGAATCACGGACACACTTTCGTATACAGGCTGCTTTGCACAAGGCCAAAGGCAGCGGGGAGAACGGTATCCATGTGCCCTCCAGCCCATAA